A window of Sorex araneus isolate mSorAra2 chromosome 3, mSorAra2.pri, whole genome shotgun sequence genomic DNA:
ATGATCTTGTCAAATCAGAAGATTATATTGGCCAAAGAGAACAAACAGGGGTAGTTTGCtacagctgggttcaatccctgcctccTCATGTGtgctcccccaggagtgacccctgagcagagccaagagaaccTCACTAGCACCACAGGCCCGGCAACCAGAATCTCACACATAAAAAAGAGTATAACTGGTGGGGGGAATAAAAGTTTCAATTTAGAAAGAAATCTGAGGAACATTTCTCTTTGCCTGGTGCCTAGGTCATCACATCTAATGAAGGAGGAGCTTGAATTGCTTTCTCCTGCTTTGGGGAGTCGTCGGGGGTTGCCGGTGGTCCTAGACTTGGTCCATGTACCAGACAGTCAACGGTTGCTGCAGCATGTGGTGTTCCTTGGACgcagcagagctggggggcaCCAGCTTCACTCCCGGCTGCGGTGGGCTCAGCCAGGGCTGCAGCTCTGACACCTGGGGGAGGGTGTGCAAACCCCTGGCTCGGGCTGCTGCAGGCCAGGCAAGACTTGAGCTCCACCCCTGCAGCATTCCGGTCGCCCACCCCTGGGTTTCTCTTCTTATCCCCAGGGCCCTGAGATTGTCTGCAGGCCAGGGAATCCTCATCCTTCCAAAAGCTGTTATTGAACCTCCCAAGAGCTTGCAAAGTGGCTCATGGTCCCAAGTGTTGCCATACACCGGGTGCCAGAGCATCCCCAACCCTGAGTCCAGAATGCAGCTCTGGTCTAAAGTGCGGAGTGTCCCAGCAAAGCTCTAGTCTGCTCTGGCGACTGCTGCTAAAATGCACCACCCGCCCTGTGCGCATGCTAGAAACTTCTGGCCAGATCATCACACATAGGAACACGCTCTAGAGAGTTCCTACCCATTGAGCCCTAGAGCTCAAGTGTTTGTTGTGAAGTGTTTATCGTGAAGTTTGGGGTCTGGGTTCACTGGGCAACAATTTTCATAACAAAGAAAAGGATAAGAAACCATCATAAGCACAACACACAAGCGAAAGCATAATCCCAgggagccagggatggagcccatgCATTAGACAGACACAGAATCCGAGAACTAGAAACAACTGCAACAAAGACTGCACTTCCCGCCCGCAGGGACTGTCTCAGGCCCAGGCACTGTCTGGGCcaagtatacatacatatatatatatatatgtatatatatatgtatatatgttatgtacATGTTCACAAAAGACGCCAGCGCCACGGGGAGCTCTATCTCTCCTactgcccgagttcggtagtctcacgccacttccccctGCGTGAGACGGGATGGAGGCTGATGGAGacgggcaggtgaaggaaggtacgagtgccaggctggtcggtgtcaattgcagtttattccaatttccgttcccgttctgcttctctctctcgcttctgtgtgttccccctacttctgtgtgttctcccttaattctcctacagtcttaattaattaattaattaattaactaattaattaatatatagcAATCACTTAGGATGGtgacacagaggtgggttggAACATTAGTACACcaacaaagaggtaagaccactcctcaaggagaaaatctcatctaagaagatgactaagagatctgctcaagggtgggatctaaacaagggtgtgtcgctttctcctttctcctttcctcagctagtaatccacttacatagttgtagtgaATCTACTTCTAATCTGTCTAGCAATGtgattctgtatgagcacagtaagagataagcttaaagtttggttcttcctgaggacatctcactctacattccagaccacagttctcaggccaggttaatcttgctaaccccagcagggtcctagtctcgttacctttggatcatgacagcatttgtccatgatcatgccctcaacttatagttgagtattgtggtgctttggcctggcccatttcgaagcctgggtagctcacagcttgccctgggtcaatccCGCCCCTTGTCAgcaacctgcttttggggtgctgggaactaagggcaactgagttgagaaagcagatgcccaggagtaaatattatttggagtcagtcaactcccaagttacaaagcataatattaactgtcttcctgtgtccatacagaaaggacattgctttaaagtaaactatgcaaaagacactaacttgcgatacaaattcagagtccttagaaggatctgatcttacaacagaatctgattagggaaaaggtgattgactggttgggaaggaggatgcagagaagactttacagataaacaaaggaatgggagtgtcttgggagcactgtgatgggtgtaaccggaaaaacctaagttccctgcaacaaggctgaaaggataaacccaatgttCTCCTACAGTTATGTATGTATGAGGTATGATATTTGTGTCACATGCAGTCCCACCACCTGTAAAAACCCTGCTTCAAACtcaggcatcacatatgatccgtTGAGCAcagtcagcagtgacccctgagcacagactgaggagtaggccctgaggattgcccgtgtggccccaaagcaagcaaagcaaacagaaataaaacccaaGAGACAAACATTAAATCCAGGCACCGGCAATTAGTTCTCCGCTGCACTCTCCCTTGCTGGTTGGCGGGCTGGTGGTCTTGCTGCGTCCTCACCTGGTACAGGCCTGGGGTgggactggggtgctggggggacccttcTGGGTCTTTTCCTATAAGGATTCTAATCCTGCTGTCCTCATGGAGGCTCcctacatggttccccgagccagggaggaggaatccctgagcgcagagccagaaataagcccagagcaccactggctggGCACCATCTGAGAAAGCCACAGTGTTGGTCCTGTCCCACCAGAGCCTCCCTTAGGATCTGTGCATCTTCATTACCCCTCTAGGCTGCGTCCACTcctccccccacagtgctcatctTCAGCACAGTTCCTGCTCCCCATTTCCCTGAGAAAATGAACCATCAGGACAGGATGCAGATGGCTCTGGACACCACCCCATGGCTGCTGACACCCACATCTCACCCGGCAAGCGTGTGTCAAGACCCTACACTGAAGGAGTGGACATGGGGGTGAGCCTTGACAATTGACACGCACCCCCCGGAGACCACCGCAGGTTAGAAGGATCCTGTCTAGCCATAGTGGTGAGCTGTCTTTGTTTTAGCctaattcatttttaaactaaAGCAGCTTAGAAATACACAGAGACTTTGAAGAAGAAATGGTATTCTGGGGAAACCGTGTCAGAGATAGTGCTCAATCACAGGACACAGATTGGAGCAAATATTGGAAACAGTTCACAGCTCATTGATTCACAATCTCCGTATGTATTTCTCATAGGCTTCAAGGCTTCAACAGAATGATCTTGTGTAAAGgaaaacactggttgtttcctgCTTTTTTTCATGGTTGGGTGGAATCAGGGCCCGCAGGAGCAAGGTGAGGGGCCACAGaccaccctgagccccgccgAGGGGCCTAACCAGGCTCCCGCCTCCCTGCGTCTGAGGAACAAACCGTCCGTTGAAGTCCAGGCTGGTCATCACCAGGGTGTCTGcaggccccagagcacagccgggggagccctgggcagcgccgggccccagagcacagccaggggggAGCCCTGGGCAGTACCGGGTAAGCCCAGCTCTGCTGGAGCACCGAGAGGGAGACTAACTCTGACGCCTGCAGGCTGCAGCTCTCCCTGTGCTGTCCGGGCTCGGCCTGGGTGAGCCTCAGTCCCCTGCCCGGTGTCCCCAGCTgcccggggaggaggggagcctgTTTGGGTGCAGGGCCCAGACGCCGTGTCCTTGGGGAGAAGGTCGGGTCTCTGGCCAGTGTCTCTGGGCAGCGAGCCTGGGGAGAGACGTCTGCTGCTCAGTGTCCATCCATGTTCCCCAGGACAGCAGCGGGCGGGCTCAGGCACTGGGTGAGGTgctgggctgtgggcagggcggggcaAGGACCCTGAGCTGGCTCCCACATGGCTGTCCCTGCCGGACATGCAGGGTGAAGCCTGAGACCCCGGCACCACCAGGCGCTGCACAAGGGCCACCAACACGCATGTCAGGTCTGGCACTAAACCATCATGCCACAGAGCAGGGCTGAGTATCTCCGGgactcctcttcctttttctccccgTCAAAATCCCAAACTCTCTTTACATTCACTTGCTAGGCCTTACACTGTGCTCATGGTTCCTCCCAGATGGTCTCAGGGGCCCAGCACGGagagctgaggatcaaacacagATGACCCGTGTGCAATGCCAGAGCCTTATCCCCTGaaccttctctccagccctgctgcctttgctggggaccatgcaggtaaccaagggaagggagagagttcAGGGTGGATTCAAAATAGACGTTCGCTCCCCTTGAGTGCCATTACCACCCAtgcaatctttaatttttttaaattttcacagtTGTTCACAATCATTGATGAcactcagtatttcaacaccaatcccagcaccattacaccttcacaccaccatCATTTAGAGttatcccaccaccactcaagcctgccccacgggcagatgctagatcatttattttgtgttgcttgtgaTGAACagtatgagatgtctgtaagggtctatctcacagtgattcaacaaaaaaagtaaaaaaaaaaaaataaatgagatgttGCCTGGCCACCTTAGTAGCATGCACTCCTGGGaactcaaagattttttttttaattttttttttttttttgctttttgggtcacacccagcgatgctcaggggttactcctgtctttgcactcaggaattactcctagcagtgcttgggggaccatatgggatgccggggatcaaacccaggttggccgagggcaaggcaaatgccctacccactgtgctatcgctctggccccgggaaCTCAAAGATTTTAAGTAATTGCAGTCCAGACAGATCTCTGCAgcctgttgctctcttccgagattcatttgtgagtcccaGGATCCTGGTCACTAATGCCCTTCAATGGCACCCAGAGACAGTTCTGACAACAAAACCTTAATGCAAGAAGGAGCAggatctataatttttttctgctttttgggtcacaccggcaatgcaccggggttactcctgactctgcactcaggaattacccctgacgctccttaggaaaccatatgggatgctgggattctaacccaggtcagccgcattcaaggcaagcgccctacccactgtgctatcatcaaGCTCCAAGGAGCAAGATCTAGGAAAGATCCAGTCACTCTCAAAACCATCCTTGGACACGCTCCACTCAGTCCCTGGTTGGCCCACCCACCTCCACTGAGTCCTTCCAGAGCatcgaccccccaaaaaaaagacaaaggagtTTGCCTTGAAGAGCACACACACCCAGGCATTTATTGCCAAGTTTGGTTTCTGGATTCGctgaaaataacaaatatactTTGCCCACCAACAGTTCTGGCTGACAGAGCTCATCCCTTTCCATCCCCTCACCCAGGgtaaccccaatacacccccaaATCAGTGAAAGAAAGCAGGAACACAGTCACCAGGGGAGCCAGGTTCTGGGATGTGCATTAGAGGAGACACAGACCCAGGGAGACGGGGTTGTCCAGGCGCTTCCTCTCCTGAGTCCAGCTCATCAGGAAACAGCTGCCAGGAGCTGTCGCCACGTGAGCCCAGAAGATTCAAGCTCACCAGAATTGCTGTGATACAGAGGCGTCAAGAAGATGCTGTAGGGACAAGGATGTGAGGGCTCATCCCTGCAGGGAGGGTCAGTTCCCACTGCCAACATCATAGAGCTCCACTGTGTTCACGTCATGGTTCCGGGACTCCACGTCCTCCGCCTTCCTCCCGCCAAAGAGCCAGTAGCCGGCGCCGGCCCCCGCCAGCAAGGCCAGGCCGAGGTAGGCGTTGTAGGTCATGGCGGTCAGCATCAGCAGGTAGCTCAGGGCCAGCTGGAGCACGTGCAGCGCCGTCTGCAGGAGGTGAGCGGCGCTCAGCAGCTGCTGCCGGGGCGTCTCCTCGGGGCAGCTTCCTTCTGGTCTGGGGGGAGCCGAGCACTGGGCGCGGAGACTCTCTCGAGCTCTCTTGAGTCCCTCGTAGCCCAGGGCCAGCAGAAACACAGCCAGGAAAGTCAGGGCCATGGCCACAGCCGAGTCGATCCGCAGCCCCGCAAACAGCAGCTCCACGTTCTTGTAGCCGAAGTAGAAGGTCGTGGGCATCGAGTGTGCGCCGCCGCCGTGGGAGTGGGGCCCCGAGGTGGCCGGGGGCTGCTGAGGAGGGGCCACGGTGCTGGGGTGGCCCATGGTGCTCATCCCGGAGTGATGGTGCGAGTGGTCCATGGTCCCAGGAAAAGTAGGAGCGCTGGTGTGGCCCAGGGTGCTCATCCCGGAGTGATGGTGCGAGTGGTCCATGGTCCCAGGAAAAGTTGGGGCGCTGGTGTGGCCCATGGTGCTCATCCCGGAGTGATGCTGCGAGTGGTCCATGGTCCCAGGAAAAGTTGGGGCGCTGGTGTGGCCCAGGGTGCTCATCCCGGAGTCATGGTGACAATGGGCCATTGTCTCGGGAATGGATGTGTcctagaaggttctggaaggttgATGGAGTCCTGCCTCTTCTCAGAATCTCTGGCAGACACTGGTTAAGGCTTCTCTGAGCCCCTCCACTCATATATCCTGGTTGGAGACCCTccttgcccctccctgcccctccctgatCCTTCCCTGACCCTCCTTAGAGACTCTCCCTGGAGTTTCTCCCTCTGAGCCAATCTCAGATGGAAAGCCTCCatggaagtaattttttttttttctttttgggtcacacccaacatcattgctcagagattactcctggctctgcaccaggaattactcctggtggtgcgtgggggatcatatgggatgccgaggattgaacccaggtcatccgagtgcaaggcaaacaccctccctgctgtgctattactccggccGCCTCAatggaagtaatttttaaaaatccaagacAGGAAAAAgacatatcattttttttctcaggaaGGAGAACACATTCCTGTATTATGCTCTGCATCAGTAACACtcgggagatgcagaccaaagcaaaaatgagagatcatctcacaccataggcACTGCCACACttcaaaaagaacaacagcaaccacTGCTGGGACTTttgcaggaagaaagggactctcattcctTGTtagtaggaatgccaactgggcctcactctggaaaacaatatggttatacctcaaaataaaagcagaaatggaGTTgtttatgacccagcaataccacttctgggaatataccgaGGGACCAACAACACACAGCAGAAGTGCCATGTTCactcctctgttcattgcagcaccagtcacagtagccagaatctggaaacagcccaagtacTCAGGAATAAATGACCGGATAAatgacatctacacaatggaatactacacagcctctaggaaaaataaagtcatgaaatttgcttatacacgGATGGACGTGGAGAGGATCATGTtgcatgaaataagtcagaggaaggagACAGATATTTGCAGAAGATAAAGATAAACACATagcatgaaactaatacccaaagtCAGTAGGAgtgagggtcaggaggactggtctgtGGTCAGAAGCTGGCCACTAGTGCGGGTGGAGTGTGCTTGAGGACAACAGTTAGGCTGGAGACGGGGCCACTGTGACAATCCTGGACatgaactgagtgctggaaggatgTAAGCGATATAcaaaataacctttcagtatctgtactgcaaacctaCAATGcctggaaggagagggagggagggagcgagggagggagggagggagggaggggcgggttgggtgttggaacatcgtttgactgaaatccaatcatgaacaactctgtaactgtttcTCAACGTGATTAAAAAATGCAACACTTTCGTTCAGTTACcgtttgctttcttctttcattgTTCTGGGCGTGTAGTAACAATCCACTTTGTGCCGCTAAGGAAGCAGACTCGCCTGAAACCTCAGTGCGGGCTTGGTCATTGGCACACCCAAGTCTGTTCGTGGCTGTTGAGTCCCATTTCTCACCACTGTGCCATCAGATTaagtacatcttttttttttccccccgtttacctttgttttggagggggcaggggtgtgggagaTTGAGTCAgacctcctggtgctcagggattattcccggctctgcattcagagatgacaCTTTCCCTCTATCACTTCAGCcaccagcaggctcaggggaccttatggagtgccaggaattgaacccaggtcactggGGTGCAAGGGAATCACCCTAACTGCTGTTGTATGACGCTGGCCCCCCAATTAAGTACATTTTGAGTACAGTTAGGGATGAAACATCAATATGTGTTTAtatgcccacccccccaaacctaGTTGGTGAGTTTATGGTGGAAGGAGGTGGAACAGTCTATACGTGTTTTGAGACCATACTAATGACATGTAGATGAGTTTGGGCTCAGTTctcttttttaataagaaaaatggtcaataaactgaaaataactttttttttttaaatagaagttaaataaacaacagaaccagagctcttcagggctggagcgatagcacagtgggtggggaatttgccttgcacgaggctgacccaggttggatttccaGAATCCTATCTGGTCcttggagcaccgccaggagtaattcctgagtgcatgaggcaggaataacccctctgcattgccaggtatgacttaaatagaaaaaaaaaactctagagCTCTTCAAattatacatgtaatatatataaaacatataatttaagtatatatgatttgaatatatttttaatatgtggcATATTGCATAtaccatatatcatatatacatatcatatattagagaaaaataactCAGGAGTCTGTCTCCAGATTCTCAGGTATGGGGTGATGAAGTATAGCAGAGGCTGTGTGTTCATGCCTAGTACATGCAAGACTGGATTATTTAATAACTCAAGTTATTTTCACTTGAGAGGGACCCAATCAGTAAAAGGTGTagtcctgggggtccctgagGCCCACCCATCCCAGCGGCCTGGCATGGCTGGATGGAACACTTGGTCTCAGTTCCCCAGATCCAGGCCTGTATGACTGACAAGTCCCTCCTATGCCCAATAAGCACCCCCGAAAGAAACCATCAGCAgcattttctggttttgttttttggggggctgtagctgacagtgctcagggcttcctccttgccctgcgctcagggtcattcctggtaggctccaGGATACCCCGTGGGTGCCTGAGacggaacccaggccagccgcatgcaaggcaagggccctacgtGCTCTGCTGCCTCTCCTGGCCCAGAAGCAGCATGTCAAATGTCTTTACCCACCTGTGACCAGCCACGGCCCAGTCCACAAAAACCCAATGGTTGAAGACATTCAtttcttcccccacctccacGCCCCCCAACTCTCCACCATATCTGGATGCATCTTTGGGGATTTCTGGAGTTTTCTGGAATCCAAATGTGCAGCAGGATCCCTGTCTGAGAGCCAGCCACGGGCACAGAGTCACCCACACGCCACCCTGCTCGTGGCTGACACGCCCTGGGCCCCACAGGGTTCTACCCAGCTCAGTGTCTGCGGCTAATGCAGAAACAGCAGCATCAGGGGATACACAGACTGATCCCTGCCCCAGTGGCTCGAGACTCAAACTCTTCCCTTGTGAAGTCTGGTCCTGGGGTTCCCTGGGCCACAGCCTCCTTCACCCCATCCACCCTTGCCCGAGGGCTGCACCCTCTGCCTCACTTCGCCCCGGAACCACCAACGTATTCCCATCAGACACAGTGACTCTTCCtgcctggagccagaggggtGGGTGCAGGCTCCCCTGGCTGCTCTCAGAGGGGCTGAGCAGGTGCTTCCTGCTTCCTGTCACGTGACCCTCACCAGCCTGCTGACCTGGGGCCTCCGGTCTAATTCCCCGCCTTTGCTTCCTGTGCTTACAGGCCATTGCAGCCTCTTGGTAGTACTGGTCCTTACCTGATGGGGTGTAGTTGCAAATCTCATGTAGCCCCGGGGAGCACAAACACCAGAGCTGCCGGATTCTGCTCTTGGCATATGGGACATGGAGGTTTAGAACTCGTGACCAtactcatgcaaggcaggcgttCTAGCCACAGTGCTCTAACGAAGGACTCCTCATGTCTTTTGTTGTATAAGcttctttattattgtttttgctgttatttggtttgggggccacatcaggcgaTGTCCAAggctaacccctggctctgtactgaggaattacttgtggtggtgctagggggaccatagaggatgtcggggatctaacccaggtcagctgtgcagaGCATATGTCCTACCCGCTATCCTACGGCTCCTGCCCCAAAGGCCGAATTATTTGATCTTCACACTTGGTCACCCATTCTTTGCAATTGGATTAATGGGTGGCATAAAGTGGGTCTTCCTGAGAGAGTGCAACAGtcagacttgccttgcatgtggctgaccaagggcTGATGCCCAGCCCTccatgtgatctcctgagcccaccaagactCATCCCTGACCAAAGAGCCAGAagtgtgtaagccctgagcacagccaggttggcCCCAACTCaacgccccgcccccccaaaaaagggtgcTTTTCCTATAGGACCACAGTAGCCAATCGCTCTCAAAGGCCCACATCTTAAAACCATCACAGCCAGATTTGGATTCTGCACATCAATTTTCTTGGGCAATAGCCATTCAGTCCCCAGCAATAGTTTCAGATTCATTTTGATGCACCTGAATATCAAACTCAACAAGAGCCTTCTGCAATGAATTTGGATATAAGTATCACttctaccggtaccttcatgcatgaaggtacccgcagaggaacccaggtgtgtgtaatcccatcaacggccaacatccagagagagacttataagcaagctcccagaagtgatatcttgtagcctacttcaccctctgggagaaactggcaagtttctgagagtttcctgcccacctgggacaaccttgcaagcttcccatggtgtattcatatgctaaagccagtaacaagctggatctcattcccctgaccctgaaagagcctccagtgcgacatccttgggaaggccgagtagagagagacttgtaagatctcagggaaaggacaaaatgagaggttactgagcccacccgaaaaatcggtgattaacgggattttgtgatcgtgatcatgataagCATCACTTCTACCCGACAGGTTTTTATTCCATTTCTACCCCTCATTTAATTTGAggtgctggggtttcccccaaggGACTGGAGCCAGCAGCGCAATGCCAGGGTATATTTAGGGCGCCACGAATATGACAGAGCCCCGGCCCCAAGCACAGCAATGAGACAGGAGTCCTCTTGTCACCTTCCCTGCTCTGAATCAACATTTCTACCCATTGGGTGTTAGAATttgccgtttttttttttctttcctgccctTCCCCCGCCCACCAAATATCTGTGCCACCGCTCAGGAAAaaatcccagtggtgcttggggcttagtcctggcagtgcccaggggccatatgtggtgctggggatggagcccaggccagccacacGGGAGATCAGCACCTTCCCGCTGTGCGGTCTCTCTGGCCAGAGTCCCCGTGTCCGCACACTCTCGGCAACACGCTGCAGGAGGGTCCTCACAGGTCTTTAATTCAGCAGGACCCTGGCATCGACCCAACCAAGCACAACGCGACCAAAGCAGTGAATGGAGACTCGCACCCGGACGGCCCTTAACCCGGCTGGCCACCCTCGGTGCAGAAATGAAGCCTTGGGAGTCACGGGGTCGGCACAGGTCCCGAGGCGGGACTAGGAGGGCGCGGTCAGCAGCAGGTGTTGGGAGTCTGGGGAGGGTCTGGGCCGGCACAGTCTCCCCGAGGATGACTCTGAGCTGCAGTGAGATGGAGTCACGGGGACGGGTCAGAGCCCAGAGCGTCTGGTCCCTGCCTCTTCCCCAGGGGATCTGGGCAGGGACAGGCCTGCGCCCTCAGTCCTGTGTGGGGAAGCAGCTGCCCGGGGctgggccaggctctgcccgtagCCCCCGGGGCAGGACAGGCACAGAGTCACCAGGGGAGGCCGCGGGAAGGACACGGCAGGGGACAGAGTGTGGCCGGGCTGTGCTGCCAGTCCCGTGGGAGGCGCAGAGGTTCCCCTGTGTCCCCTACAGGGCGAGGTTGGCCTCCTGAGGTCTCGGTGTGCCCGTGGCTTGGAGGACTTGGCTCCCGCTGGCCTGGCTGCAGGGCCCGTTTCCTCCCGGGGTTCCCAGCGGCCCTTCCCTGGGGCTGTTCGCGCCTGAGGAGGTTTCCCAGAGGCCACTTTGGCTGATGAACTTGCGGCAGCCGGTCGGACTGTCCCCTGCTGAGCTCTGTCCTTATTCAGACTCAGTGACCAGAGGGTCACCTGGTGTCGGtcccttcaggggctggagctcctTTGTCACAGCTTATCAGCGGGTTGGCCGGTCACAGGCTCTCCCCTTGGTTGTGCATCTGGGGGTTGTTTCCTCTGAGTTGGCGTCTGTGtggtggttggtttgggggccacctgctGGGATGCTCTGGGGGAATCCTGGCTCAGGACTCAGGGCCTTCCCCgaaagtgttcaggggaccctgcataATAACTGTCTTTGCAGCTTTTCTCTAGTTGAAGTATTTGCATAACTTTACCTTAGATTTTTTTTGGACAGAATTGTGATAGTTGCTTCAAGGACCTTGTTTCCTAAATCCGCCATCTCGGGTCATTTATAAGAACTATTCCCCAAGTATAGTGAgtacacatttcactcaagtgagagaaggtatccggagttccaacttccatcaacgatcaagaatcagggcagctgcctcatttgccaatgcatcgaaaatcagatgggccagacaccttTAGGGATTTGGAGACGAACACTGGACTAGAGGTATTACTGACTGGactccacgggacatcaaaagaacgcctggccacccacctaagagatggttggacttctttgtcaaaaccctgaatggacGGTTTGATGCTGTTCATGTTCCTGGAaggagcagatgccactgggttacactagcacgcgacagggatgaatcagacattactggcgcccgctcaagcaaatcgatgagcagcgagACAACATGTGATACAGGCAATGgtcatatttttctgttcttttgtaaACTAGTCACACATG
This region includes:
- the LOC129403355 gene encoding high affinity copper uptake protein 1-like, which translates into the protein MDHSHHHSGMSTMGHPSTVAPPQQPPATSGPHSHGGGAHSMPTTFYFGYKNVELLFAGLRIDSAVAMALTFLAVFLLALGYEGLKRARESLRAQCSAPPRPEGSCPEETPRQQLLSAAHLLQTALHVLQLALSYLLMLTAMTYNAYLGLALLAGAGAGYWLFGGRKAEDVESRNHDVNTVELYDVGSGN